From Desulfurella sp.:
CGCATGTTTCTATATGCTTGTTTATCACAGAAATATTTGCTTTTTTTAACAGCGATATAATTGCCAATAATTGTGTAGATATATCAATACAATACCTTTCTTCTTCGATCATTTTAATTACACCATCAATATGTCCTCTTGCAGTTTTAAGCAATACAAGTGCTTCTTGATGCTTGGGGTGCAAATCACAACACTCTTTCATTCAATCCCTCTATATTATTTTTCTATTTTTCTATTTTTACAACTTCGTATGCAGTATCTGCCAAAGCATCAAAGAATTTTTGATCATCAACCTTAGAGTTTAATACCACATCTGCATATGCACCTTCCAGATTCACATTAACGCCTTCCACGCCTTCAATGGAAGAAAATGCTTTTTCAACGGCTATTTTGCAATGTTGACAACTCATACCGCTAACATAAACTCTCATAATGCCTCCTTTTGTAATACAGCTTCTATTTGTGGCTTTTGTGCTTCAAATGTTCCATAAAAAAACTTATCCTCAATAACTGTAATGGGAGCAACCCTTACACCATATTTGTTTTTTAGATAATCACTTACCCCAGGTTTTTCGATATCGATTTCAGTATATGGGATATTTTTGTAATTTAACCATTGTTTAAGACCATAGCAATCAGGACAACCTTTGGTGGTATATATTGTAATTTGCATAATTTAACCTCCTTAGAGTTTGTATTTTTTAAGTCTTAAAGAGTTTGTAACAACATTTACAGAGCTTGCAGCCATAGCTGCCTCTGCAATAGCTGGATGCAAAAGCCCAAGTGCAGCAATAGGTATGGCTACCAAATTATAAAAAAATGCCCAGAATAAATTTTGCTTTATTTTATTGAATGTAGCTTTTGAGAGCCTTATTGCTTTTGCTACTGCTTCTAAATCCGAGCCAACCAAAGTTATATCGCTTGCTTCTTTGGCAATATCTGTGCCTGTACCTATTGCTATACCTATATTGGCTTGTTTTAAAGAAGGAGCATCATTTATTCCATCTCCTACCATAGCTACTACATGAGCTTTTTGTTGAAATTTTTTAATATACTCTAATTTTTCTTGTGGCAACAGGTTATAGTAAACTTCATCAATCCCTAAAATATTTGCTATCTGTTTTGCGCTTGATTGGCTATCACCTGTTAGCATAACTGTACGGATATTCATGTTTTTTAATTCAAGGATGGCTTTTTTTGCATTTTCTTTTAATGTGTCTTTAAATGCTATATACCCAAGATAGTTTCCGCTTGTATCCATTACAAAACTTAATGTGTTATCGTTATCCAAAACATTTTTAGGCAAAGATAAACCAGAAGTTTTTATGTAATTTGCATTTCCAATAATGATTGTCTTGCCTAAAACAGTACCTTTAATACCAAGACCAGGCTTAACTTCCACATCAGATGCGCTATGTATTTCCACATTGTTTGATTTTGCATAATCCACTACGGCTTTTGCTAGTGGGTGCTCTGAATAACTCTCAAGGCTAGCCGTTAATTTTAAAAATTCTTCTTTATCAATAGTAGTGTATATTTCTGATACACTAACCTTTCCAGTAGTTAGAGTTCCTGTTTTGTCAAATATAACCGTATCAATGTCTTTTGCACCTTGAAGAGCATCACCTGATCTTATTAATATGCCATGTCTTGCCCCAAGACCAGATCCTACCATTAAAGCAGTAGGTGTAGCCAGTCCCAATGCACAAGGGCATGCTACAACAAGCGTAGCAATGCTTGCAAAAACTGCCGCAGATAAAGCATTTAAATTAGGGTTTACCCATGGCAAAAACGAAGATGCCCACAATGTAATTGAATGACCAGCTTTTGGATCTAAAAACCAAAACAAAAAAGTAACAACTGACACAAAAATCACAAAAGGCACAAATATACCTACAACTTTATCGGCAAAACGCTGTATGGGCACCTTTGTACCCATTGCCTGTTCAACAAGCTTTACCATCTGAGCTAAAAATGTATCTTCACCAACGCCAGTAACTCTAACCTTTATGGCACCAGATTGATTAATGCATGAGCCTATTACACGATCGCCAATATTTTTAGTTTTAGGAAGAAATTCTCCTGTAACCATTGATTCATCAACCGTTGTATTACCTTCCACAATTATGCCATCTGCAGGTATCTGTTGTGATGGTTTAACCAAAACTACATCTCCTACTACCAGGTTTTTGGCATCAATCGAAACAATACTACCGTCTTTTTCCACAAGATTGGCTGTTTTAGGGCTCATTGAAATGAGTTTTTTTATAGCTTCTGAAGCTTTGCCTTTAGCTTTTGCTTCCAGATATTGCCCAATTAGATAAAAGCCCATAATCATGGCGCCAACCGCAGAATAATCTGCAATTTGCCCACCCAATGCTGATAAAATTCCACTCAAATAAGAAGCACAAACACCTAAAAATATCAATACATCCATACTAAAGCTTTTGTGCACTATGGCAGTAAATCCTGACTTAATAAGACTTTTACCCACAATAAATATTACGATAAAAGATGCAATAAGGCTAATTTCGCTAAAGTAAGGTATAGATATAGCACTCATATGGGCAATCATAAGCACAGACAAAGGACCTGTGATGACCCAGGCCCATATCATTTTCAATTTAGCTTTTTTTAGTTTTTGATTTGAATCATCCTGATTAAGTGACTGTTTGTCTTGATTAATTAAAAGCTCATATCCAGCCATCTGCACGGCTTTGGCCATATCCCGCTCTGATACAATGTTTGGATCTATCGTAACACTAGCTTTTTCTGTTGCTATATTGACGCTTGCCGTTATTACACCAGGTACTTTCTTAAGTGCTTTTTCCACGTTTATGGCACATGCTGCACAACTCATCCCATTTACCTGATAAATTTTAGTGTTTTGTTCTGTATTATCTTGAATTTTTTCAATATTATCCAAGCTTGCTTTATATCCAGCATTTTTTACTGCCTGTATCAATACATCTGCTTTTAAGTCAACACCCAGGATCGTTGCTTTCTCACTTACTAAGTTAACATTTGCTGTTTCTACACCATCAACCTTTTTCAATGCTTTTTCTATTGATAAAGCGCAAGAAGCGCAATTCATACCTTCAAGATTCAAAGTTACCTTTTCCATAATCAGTTATTCCCTTTTCTAAAAGACTTTAAAAACTCAGAAATGTAGTAAATATTTTCCTGGTTTTTTAATTTAGAGTTTGAGTTAAGCGAGCTCATCATTGAGACATTTTTTAGGGCCCAATCGATGTTGCTTTCAGAGGCATTCTGAATATTTGGTCCAATTTTTCCTTGAGCATACTGTCCGTGACATTGCGCGCATAGCGATTCAAATAGTTCTT
This genomic window contains:
- a CDS encoding glutaredoxin family protein — translated: MQITIYTTKGCPDCYGLKQWLNYKNIPYTEIDIEKPGVSDYLKNKYGVRVAPITVIEDKFFYGTFEAQKPQIEAVLQKEAL
- a CDS encoding heavy metal translocating P-type ATPase — translated: MEKVTLNLEGMNCASCALSIEKALKKVDGVETANVNLVSEKATILGVDLKADVLIQAVKNAGYKASLDNIEKIQDNTEQNTKIYQVNGMSCAACAINVEKALKKVPGVITASVNIATEKASVTIDPNIVSERDMAKAVQMAGYELLINQDKQSLNQDDSNQKLKKAKLKMIWAWVITGPLSVLMIAHMSAISIPYFSEISLIASFIVIFIVGKSLIKSGFTAIVHKSFSMDVLIFLGVCASYLSGILSALGGQIADYSAVGAMIMGFYLIGQYLEAKAKGKASEAIKKLISMSPKTANLVEKDGSIVSIDAKNLVVGDVVLVKPSQQIPADGIIVEGNTTVDESMVTGEFLPKTKNIGDRVIGSCINQSGAIKVRVTGVGEDTFLAQMVKLVEQAMGTKVPIQRFADKVVGIFVPFVIFVSVVTFLFWFLDPKAGHSITLWASSFLPWVNPNLNALSAAVFASIATLVVACPCALGLATPTALMVGSGLGARHGILIRSGDALQGAKDIDTVIFDKTGTLTTGKVSVSEIYTTIDKEEFLKLTASLESYSEHPLAKAVVDYAKSNNVEIHSASDVEVKPGLGIKGTVLGKTIIIGNANYIKTSGLSLPKNVLDNDNTLSFVMDTSGNYLGYIAFKDTLKENAKKAILELKNMNIRTVMLTGDSQSSAKQIANILGIDEVYYNLLPQEKLEYIKKFQQKAHVVAMVGDGINDAPSLKQANIGIAIGTGTDIAKEASDITLVGSDLEAVAKAIRLSKATFNKIKQNLFWAFFYNLVAIPIAALGLLHPAIAEAAMAASSVNVVTNSLRLKKYKL
- a CDS encoding heavy-metal-associated domain-containing protein, producing MRVYVSGMSCQHCKIAVEKAFSSIEGVEGVNVNLEGAYADVVLNSKVDDQKFFDALADTAYEVVKIEK
- a CDS encoding metal-sensing transcriptional repressor yields the protein MKECCDLHPKHQEALVLLKTARGHIDGVIKMIEEERYCIDISTQLLAIISLLKKANISVINKHIETCVKDAVKTGNIDEKIAELQNLMKYVEKNK